Proteins from one Pseudodesulfovibrio sp. JC047 genomic window:
- a CDS encoding transporter substrate-binding domain-containing protein, producing MYHTQSLSFVLRCCLYIVFLWCVFFTPQVWAESPKSLIICGVAKGFPPYQYQSMHDEATGLDVDVMRALANHLHKPVLFQQATWNEVMTQLRLNKTDCIAGIEINAKRLTYFDFTTPYYMRKVVVFVREDNTEIHTIHDLRWQVVAGDRDSFVEAYFNDIGLRSQIRLYQTESKDKSVQMLKKGTVVAMIAPLEVGLHLAKRYAIKVRIIENSDPGSPVAIAVKKGNSKLLHRIEAALQILRESGELDAIITKWRPQNP from the coding sequence ATGTACCACACGCAAAGCCTTTCTTTTGTCCTTCGATGTTGTTTGTACATCGTCTTTCTGTGGTGTGTCTTTTTTACTCCACAGGTTTGGGCAGAATCACCAAAATCTTTGATTATTTGCGGCGTTGCAAAAGGATTTCCTCCGTATCAATATCAATCAATGCATGATGAAGCGACAGGATTAGATGTGGATGTGATGCGAGCTCTTGCGAACCATTTGCACAAACCTGTTCTTTTTCAGCAGGCAACATGGAACGAGGTCATGACCCAGCTTCGGCTCAACAAAACCGATTGTATAGCGGGTATAGAAATTAATGCAAAACGACTGACTTATTTCGATTTTACCACTCCTTATTATATGCGAAAGGTTGTTGTTTTTGTGCGAGAGGACAACACGGAGATACACACAATTCATGATCTGCGTTGGCAGGTTGTGGCAGGGGACAGGGATTCTTTCGTGGAGGCCTATTTCAATGACATTGGTTTGAGAAGTCAGATTCGGTTATATCAAACTGAAAGCAAGGACAAATCTGTTCAAATGTTGAAAAAAGGAACTGTTGTTGCCATGATAGCTCCTTTGGAAGTGGGGCTTCATCTTGCCAAACGATATGCGATTAAAGTCAGAATTATTGAAAATTCAGACCCAGGATCACCTGTCGCCATTGCCGTTAAAAAAGGAAATAGCAAACTTTTACACCGCATTGAAGCTGCCTTGCAGATTCTGCGAGAAAGCGGAGAGCTTGATGCTATTATTACCAAATGGCGTCCTCAGAATCCGTAA